A stretch of the Pseudomonadota bacterium genome encodes the following:
- a CDS encoding FAD-dependent oxidoreductase, whose translation MNILIIGGGISGISAAKVALKEGHSVTILESAAEPGGLMARIANCRVGFKTFFDEIAGNPRLVVVKDTKIVSVDKSNSQFYLTLKDGQSLTADKIVIATGLSPYDPIEYKGKRVLASLEYDAIIDQRNGELPSDFNKIAFVLCVGSRSKEYPLCSSVCCSYSLREIKWTLQRAKPEIKVFYNDLRFFGQEFFMEKLYRDAGVTFVRANSRYFEEDETGVSVRYFVNGELQEERFNYVVLATGLRPNPQLLALSKSFGFSLNEFGFVKESEPLTTDVKGVYVSGGALEPMNIKDSILTGFGAGLLAIKNDGFSNIAIKNDARLYVEPEPEMDSVNGSFDSCLFYLGTEDAVARVFYEYISSKFISLARELKKAGKTVYVLTKNMVMPSYAELVYEKARREGIVFIHLEEDETVSFSDKQACISGPKKESFIDTGKIIRFDDYIELLKDREFLSLYRSEPQLRWSPTKWGRKKFHVGFIRHPRDPRWEARELLGALGEILLDAEEERVLPEVNEERCSGCGSCKDACPQSAIEIKIIDKQISVFGPIDSSGTPIAHVKDDTCVSCGLCASVCPSDVISFPAALLSGGVASGK comes from the coding sequence ATGAATATATTGATCATCGGCGGCGGCATAAGTGGAATATCTGCAGCAAAGGTTGCCCTTAAAGAAGGCCACAGTGTGACAATCCTTGAATCTGCTGCTGAGCCGGGTGGCCTCATGGCTCGTATTGCAAACTGCAGGGTAGGCTTTAAAACTTTTTTTGATGAAATTGCAGGTAACCCCCGTCTCGTTGTGGTAAAAGATACAAAAATTGTTTCTGTTGACAAGAGCAACAGTCAGTTTTATCTCACCCTTAAAGACGGACAGTCATTAACGGCAGATAAAATAGTAATCGCAACAGGCCTATCACCGTATGACCCAATCGAATATAAGGGGAAGAGGGTTCTCGCGAGCCTTGAGTATGATGCTATCATAGATCAGCGAAACGGAGAACTTCCGAGTGATTTCAATAAGATAGCATTTGTATTGTGTGTTGGGTCGCGATCGAAGGAATATCCGCTCTGTTCGTCTGTCTGTTGTTCTTATAGCTTGCGCGAGATAAAGTGGACCTTGCAACGAGCCAAACCAGAGATCAAGGTTTTTTATAACGACCTCAGATTTTTTGGTCAGGAATTTTTCATGGAGAAGCTATACCGAGACGCTGGCGTTACTTTTGTCCGAGCCAATTCACGATATTTTGAAGAAGACGAAACAGGCGTCTCAGTACGATATTTTGTCAATGGTGAGTTGCAGGAAGAACGTTTTAACTATGTTGTGCTTGCTACAGGTTTGCGTCCAAATCCACAACTCCTTGCTTTAAGTAAATCTTTTGGATTTTCACTTAATGAATTTGGTTTTGTGAAAGAATCTGAACCATTAACAACCGATGTAAAAGGGGTATACGTGTCAGGTGGCGCCCTTGAACCCATGAACATTAAAGATTCTATACTGACTGGCTTTGGCGCAGGTCTTCTCGCAATAAAAAATGATGGTTTTTCTAATATAGCGATAAAAAATGATGCAAGACTTTATGTGGAGCCAGAGCCCGAAATGGATTCTGTAAACGGTAGTTTTGATTCATGTCTTTTTTACCTCGGAACTGAAGATGCAGTGGCAAGAGTATTTTACGAATATATTTCATCAAAATTTATTTCACTGGCAAGAGAGCTGAAAAAGGCAGGCAAGACAGTCTATGTGCTCACGAAAAATATGGTGATGCCTTCATATGCTGAGCTTGTGTATGAAAAGGCACGCCGCGAAGGAATCGTGTTTATTCATCTGGAAGAAGATGAGACGGTTAGCTTTAGTGATAAACAAGCTTGTATTTCCGGGCCAAAGAAAGAATCTTTTATTGATACAGGTAAAATAATACGTTTTGATGATTACATAGAACTCTTGAAAGACAGGGAGTTTCTTTCTCTTTACCGCTCTGAGCCACAGCTTAGATGGTCACCAACAAAATGGGGCAGGAAAAAATTTCATGTTGGTTTTATTCGCCATCCGAGAGACCCAAGATGGGAAGCAAGAGAATTACTTGGAGCCCTTGGTGAAATACTTCTTGATGCGGAAGAAGAGCGCGTATTACCGGAAGTCAATGAAGAGAGATGCAGCGGTTGCGGCTCATGTAAAGATGCTTGTCCGCAAAGCGCAATTGAGATAAAAATAATTGATAAACAAATTTCAGTCTTTGGTCCCATCGATTCATCTGGTACGCCGATAGCACATGTGAAAGATGATACGTGTGTAAGTTGCGGTTTATGCGCATCGGTTTGCCCGTC
- a CDS encoding heterodisulfide reductase-related iron-sulfur binding cluster, which produces MEYGYYPGCSLTGSAKRLDRGVRQVCKKLGHSLTEIPDWNCCGALEYGNRNELLSISGENLTKAQAMCKEIVVPCPACYKNLKDADSDKSFNILSPLELLNAENLSQIEQKRDLKDKVFFPYYGCLLMRPEGSAIKNKNIMEDTISAFGGDVDGEKMKDRCCGGNQLFLNKWVTEKLSTLILGKSKGTVVVFCPFCHMAMKTFAVGRKVIYLTDLLLYVMGENKSL; this is translated from the coding sequence ATGGAATACGGATATTATCCGGGGTGTTCTCTCACCGGTTCAGCAAAGAGACTCGATCGTGGAGTGAGACAGGTTTGTAAAAAACTTGGCCATAGCCTCACGGAAATACCTGACTGGAACTGCTGTGGTGCGTTGGAATACGGAAACAGAAATGAGCTGCTGAGCATTTCCGGGGAGAACCTGACAAAAGCCCAAGCTATGTGTAAAGAGATCGTTGTGCCCTGTCCCGCCTGTTATAAAAACCTGAAAGATGCAGATTCGGACAAGTCTTTTAATATCCTGAGCCCCCTGGAGCTCCTCAATGCCGAAAATCTTTCACAAATAGAACAAAAAAGAGATCTCAAGGATAAGGTTTTCTTTCCCTATTATGGCTGTCTGCTTATGAGGCCTGAGGGAAGCGCCATAAAGAACAAGAACATTATGGAAGATACCATAAGCGCCTTCGGTGGCGATGTTGACGGTGAGAAAATGAAGGACCGTTGCTGTGGAGGTAACCAGCTTTTCCTGAACAAATGGGTAACCGAGAAGCTTTCAACCCTGATTCTTGGCAAATCCAAAGGAACCGTCGTCGTCTTCTGCCCCTTCTGCCACATGGCAATGAAAACCTTTGCTGTGGGCAGGAAGGTTATCTATCTGACGGATCTTCTACTTTACGTCATGGGAGAAAACAAATCTTTATGA
- a CDS encoding 4Fe-4S dicluster domain-containing protein, with protein sequence MNEIDHEIIFKYTGYRRADFSVCLGCKICASVCTVNDLELNVNPQELLMKLFVGEIIEGDHPLVRYCTSCYRCASACPWQIRIPEVVRALKESLGIEARFEKAFKKCINIWGRVYEPFVVVMAAPDLLKGGYIKYMPKWMEYAGFHLPHKVKRVSSSKTSKGLNPTEEGRS encoded by the coding sequence ATGAATGAAATAGATCATGAAATAATTTTCAAGTATACCGGTTATCGGCGGGCTGATTTTTCAGTCTGTCTGGGTTGCAAGATCTGTGCGTCAGTCTGTACTGTCAACGACCTCGAGCTCAATGTCAACCCCCAGGAACTCCTTATGAAGCTCTTTGTCGGAGAAATAATCGAAGGTGATCATCCTCTCGTGCGTTACTGCACGAGTTGCTATCGCTGCGCCAGTGCCTGTCCCTGGCAGATCAGGATCCCTGAAGTGGTTCGAGCCCTCAAGGAATCGCTTGGCATAGAGGCCCGCTTTGAAAAGGCATTCAAGAAGTGCATCAACATCTGGGGCAGGGTGTACGAGCCTTTCGTGGTGGTCATGGCAGCGCCTGATCTGCTGAAGGGCGGTTATATAAAGTACATGCCAAAATGGATGGAGTATGCAGGTTTTCACCTCCCGCATAAAGTCAAAAGAGTGAGTTCATCGAAGACTTCAAAGGGTTTGAACCCTACCGAAGAAGGCAGGTCGTAA
- a CDS encoding 4Fe-4S binding protein, whose product MLGKKIKNGSIEDTLNRFLKDDQHLVLGFEKDENGVSLRAFKNHLDHYSFLNPIFSTNGALHLRRLFSKGTKIILMLRPCEIRAYIELIKLNQIEREDIIAVSIDCLGTVSSKEKADDIPVEAGQLKDYFKNSDTMRWACKVCREKRGVVGDAGIRIDKDGLFWAFPYTEKGETFLTLIEGESEENKTEMLMSGSEKTDKFQNDMKTFAKDFTKCIMCMNCRDMCPVCYCIDCVFNGDEYLPKGDALLNKILRSGPVQLPQGKELFHFIRMYHVSQTCVGCGACEEACPQGIPLTKYFKGVSERLQGMYSYMSGKSFDETIPYLTFLEDELKNAED is encoded by the coding sequence ATGTTAGGAAAGAAAATTAAAAATGGCAGTATCGAAGATACCCTCAACCGTTTTTTAAAAGATGATCAGCATCTTGTTTTAGGGTTTGAAAAGGATGAAAATGGTGTCAGCCTCCGGGCATTCAAAAATCATCTTGATCATTATTCATTTTTGAATCCCATATTCAGCACAAACGGGGCATTGCATTTACGCCGTTTATTTTCAAAGGGGACAAAGATTATTCTTATGCTGAGGCCCTGCGAGATAAGGGCATATATTGAATTGATCAAGTTAAACCAGATTGAGCGCGAAGATATAATCGCTGTATCGATTGATTGTCTCGGGACTGTATCTTCAAAAGAAAAGGCTGACGATATACCAGTAGAGGCAGGTCAATTAAAGGATTATTTTAAAAACTCCGATACAATGCGCTGGGCTTGTAAAGTATGTAGGGAAAAAAGAGGGGTTGTGGGAGATGCTGGTATCAGGATTGATAAGGACGGCCTTTTCTGGGCGTTTCCTTACACCGAAAAGGGAGAAACATTCCTTACGCTCATAGAGGGTGAATCAGAAGAAAACAAAACGGAAATGCTCATGAGCGGAAGCGAAAAAACAGATAAGTTCCAGAACGATATGAAAACGTTTGCAAAAGACTTCACAAAATGTATCATGTGCATGAACTGCAGGGACATGTGTCCTGTATGTTATTGTATTGATTGTGTTTTTAACGGTGACGAGTATCTTCCCAAAGGTGATGCCCTATTGAATAAAATACTACGATCAGGTCCTGTGCAATTACCGCAGGGAAAAGAACTCTTTCATTTTATACGGATGTACCATGTTTCACAGACCTGCGTCGGGTGCGGAGCCTGTGAAGAAGCATGCCCCCAGGGTATCCCGCTCACAAAATATTTTAAAGGCGTATCCGAGAGGCTCCAGGGCATGTACTCCTATATGTCGGGCAAGAGTTTTGATGAAACTATACCGTATCTCACATTTCTCGAGGATGAGCTGAAAAATGCAGAAGATTGA
- a CDS encoding hydrogenase iron-sulfur subunit, whose protein sequence is MSQDKAEKNPEIIGFACSYCTFKASEMAGSLRLKYPDGVKLVQVPCSSRVDPAFVIKAIFEGADGVFVAGCHPGDCHFIKGNYFTRRKIAALKEMFDAFSMNDKLRLFWVSAAEARRFVEKVTGMYNEIKERKNVRKEN, encoded by the coding sequence ATGTCACAAGATAAAGCTGAAAAGAACCCGGAAATAATCGGGTTTGCCTGTTCTTACTGTACATTTAAAGCTTCTGAAATGGCAGGAAGCTTGAGGCTGAAATACCCTGACGGAGTGAAGCTGGTTCAGGTGCCCTGTTCAAGCAGAGTCGATCCTGCCTTTGTTATTAAAGCAATATTCGAAGGAGCGGACGGGGTCTTTGTCGCCGGATGCCATCCGGGCGATTGCCATTTTATAAAAGGAAATTACTTTACACGGAGAAAGATTGCTGCCTTGAAAGAAATGTTCGATGCATTTTCAATGAATGACAAGCTCCGACTTTTCTGGGTGAGTGCCGCCGAGGCGCGGCGTTTTGTAGAAAAAGTCACAGGCATGTATAACGAGATAAAGGAAAGGAAAAATGTTAGGAAAGAAAATTAA
- a CDS encoding CoB--CoM heterodisulfide reductase iron-sulfur subunit A family protein — MKTGIFICHCGHNIKHTVDVKKLSAYFRKISGVTVSEDYAFVCSEPGQDLIKESIEKHDLNRVVVASCTPGLHGELFKDVLRKSNLNPFLLRRVSIREHCSWVGDDIEENTEKARRLILSALYGASHYVPLEEKVVDVTKSALIIGGGVSGLSAATFLSRMGMHVYLVEKEAELGGHVRSLKNVWPIGQDGSTIVANMVKDLESSENVEIFTSATIESFVGFFGNYEAMLKTPAGETKIIVGGVVAAIGFSPFDPRLKPELNYGKDERIVTTLEFEQSKDILVLPEKPRIAILHCVGSRDEQIGKAYCSRVCCINALRVGDAIKDKYKDSYVESFYMDVRAHPKGGEEFYEDTQEKGVLFTRSNIAEIIPTPKGLIIRGEDTLFGETFEREFDLAVLSIGMSSPEDSKLIASLLKITLDKDKFFLEAHIKLRPFDTAVKGILIAGSCSGPKDVEESINHGRASALKLYAFLNLGYAIVDPFVSSVDPKRCSGCRMCETACVANAIKFNEEKRVVHVEEAACMGCGLCNATCPSSAISLRGYVDAIIDDEIGALLEAI; from the coding sequence ATGAAGACGGGCATCTTTATCTGTCATTGCGGTCACAATATCAAACATACAGTAGACGTAAAGAAACTAAGTGCCTATTTCAGGAAAATCTCAGGAGTCACCGTTTCTGAGGATTATGCTTTTGTCTGTTCAGAACCGGGTCAGGACCTGATCAAGGAGAGCATAGAAAAGCATGACCTCAATAGAGTTGTTGTCGCGTCATGCACCCCTGGGCTTCATGGAGAGCTCTTTAAAGACGTGCTCAGGAAATCGAATCTCAATCCCTTTCTCCTGAGGAGGGTGAGCATCAGAGAGCATTGCTCGTGGGTCGGTGATGATATAGAGGAGAATACGGAGAAGGCAAGAAGACTTATTCTTTCGGCCCTATACGGTGCGTCGCACTATGTGCCACTCGAGGAGAAAGTTGTCGATGTAACCAAGTCGGCCCTTATCATAGGAGGTGGCGTTTCAGGTCTCAGCGCAGCAACATTTCTCTCCAGGATGGGCATGCATGTCTATCTGGTGGAGAAGGAGGCGGAGCTGGGCGGTCACGTAAGAAGTTTAAAGAATGTGTGGCCCATCGGGCAAGACGGTTCGACGATCGTGGCGAACATGGTAAAGGACCTTGAGTCATCGGAAAATGTGGAAATATTTACCTCAGCGACGATCGAATCGTTTGTAGGGTTCTTTGGAAATTATGAAGCAATGCTCAAAACGCCGGCAGGTGAGACAAAGATCATTGTAGGCGGGGTTGTTGCAGCCATAGGTTTTTCGCCTTTTGATCCCCGACTTAAGCCTGAGCTTAACTATGGTAAGGATGAGAGGATCGTGACGACCCTCGAATTTGAGCAAAGTAAAGATATTTTGGTCCTGCCTGAGAAACCGAGAATTGCTATCCTTCATTGCGTGGGTTCGAGGGATGAGCAAATTGGAAAGGCATACTGTTCAAGGGTCTGCTGTATCAATGCACTCCGTGTGGGGGATGCGATAAAGGATAAGTACAAGGATTCATACGTGGAATCCTTTTATATGGACGTGAGGGCTCATCCGAAAGGCGGAGAGGAGTTCTATGAGGATACCCAGGAAAAAGGTGTACTCTTTACGAGGAGTAACATCGCCGAGATTATACCGACACCTAAAGGACTGATCATACGGGGCGAGGATACGCTTTTCGGCGAGACCTTTGAGCGGGAGTTTGATCTTGCCGTCCTTTCCATAGGCATGTCTTCCCCTGAGGACAGCAAGTTAATCGCATCACTCCTCAAGATTACCCTCGATAAGGATAAGTTCTTTCTTGAAGCCCACATCAAGCTGAGACCTTTTGATACGGCGGTAAAGGGGATACTTATCGCAGGGTCCTGTTCGGGGCCGAAGGATGTAGAGGAGTCCATCAACCACGGCAGGGCATCGGCGCTCAAGCTCTATGCGTTCCTGAACCTGGGGTATGCCATCGTAGATCCCTTCGTCTCCTCTGTTGATCCGAAGAGATGCAGCGGATGCAGAATGTGTGAAACGGCGTGTGTTGCAAATGCCATAAAGTTTAATGAGGAGAAAAGGGTAGTCCATGTGGAGGAGGCAGCTTGTATGGGTTGCGGACTCTGTAACGCTACCTGCCCCTCGTCTGCTATAAGTCTGAGAGGATATGTCGATGCGATCATCGATGATGAGATCGGCGCGCTATTGGAGGCAATATAA
- a CDS encoding FAD-dependent oxidoreductase, producing the protein MKHVLVVGGGIGGITAGLELASCGVKVTMLEEGPSIGGRMIQLDKTFPTLDCSTCTLSPKMVEVALEKRIDLLSWAKPVAIKKNGTGFTVTILKKTRYVDIKKCTACGSCSPGCPVVMKSEFNMGTGPRKAIYIPFPQAIPNKASIDKRADRPCKAACVDACPIHTNVLGYLKHISEGRFEDAYMLIRETNPFPSSCGRVCYAPCEGVCNRGQLDSPLAIRDLKRSAVDRFDLDTLEPPQVQTTERKVAVIGAGPAGLSCAHDLAMEGHAVTVFETLPEPGGMLRYAIPEYRLPKAELDKEIGYIRRMGVKIECGIEIGKNMDAETLKNEYEAIFVGTGAPVGIRLGVEGEDLSGIMDGLRFLRAVNKGESLEKESLRSHGEREGVALPALLVEGATRVPLIGKKVAVIGGGNTAVDCARTAKRLGSEEVTLIYRRTRQEMPAADEEVEALIHEGIIIEFLATPVRFNGSNGKVSAAECIRMELGEPDASGRRRPVEIKGSEFSVPVDTVITALGQATETDFLNPLGVKLRKNGTVEADPVTCTTSVEGVFAGGDVTTGPAYVVDAIAAGKKAARSIIKFLKGEAIVAESIDAKPEKLSEDEVKKLSTWVTKADRIPMPEEEINQRVTNFREVALGYSAEEAMTEAGRCLAGQIEGCIQCGECERRCEVGAVDHSLKDEIVDLDVDSIVLAPGFDLYDPTEKREYGYGTLEGVITGIEFERICSVTGPTAGDILLNGRVPKRFYFIQCVGSRDRQSGARYCSRVCCMYTAKHASIVKDRIRDAQIYISYIDVRAYGKNYEEFYKSTQENGILYMRGIPGEVVQGENGLLVRVEDMLSGEMREVEVDLVILATGVRPRKGTEELCKIMSIDRDEYGFIKANSVAQSITNVDGIFVCGMGSGPKDVPDTVASSGEAASRCMEYINQ; encoded by the coding sequence ATGAAACACGTTCTTGTCGTTGGTGGAGGTATAGGCGGCATTACAGCGGGCCTTGAACTCGCTTCATGCGGGGTGAAGGTAACTATGCTCGAAGAGGGTCCTTCCATCGGGGGAAGGATGATTCAATTGGACAAAACCTTCCCTACTCTCGATTGTTCAACGTGCACCCTTTCGCCCAAGATGGTGGAGGTGGCCCTTGAGAAGAGGATTGACCTTCTCTCATGGGCAAAACCCGTGGCAATTAAGAAGAACGGGACGGGTTTCACTGTTACCATATTAAAGAAAACCCGTTACGTGGATATTAAAAAATGTACGGCCTGTGGGAGTTGCTCCCCCGGCTGTCCTGTAGTGATGAAGAGCGAATTCAATATGGGTACCGGACCTCGGAAGGCCATATACATACCATTTCCCCAGGCAATACCGAATAAGGCAAGCATCGATAAACGGGCGGACCGTCCCTGTAAGGCGGCATGTGTTGACGCATGTCCGATTCACACGAACGTGCTCGGCTACCTGAAGCATATCAGCGAGGGGAGGTTTGAGGATGCCTACATGCTCATCAGGGAGACGAACCCGTTTCCCTCCTCATGCGGGAGGGTCTGTTACGCGCCCTGCGAGGGTGTCTGTAACAGAGGACAACTTGATTCTCCTCTGGCGATCCGTGATCTGAAGCGGTCTGCTGTTGACCGTTTTGATCTCGATACCCTTGAGCCGCCCCAGGTACAGACGACGGAGAGGAAAGTGGCGGTCATCGGCGCCGGACCGGCAGGGCTTTCCTGTGCCCATGATCTTGCCATGGAGGGGCACGCTGTGACGGTCTTTGAGACCCTTCCCGAGCCGGGCGGCATGTTGCGGTATGCAATACCGGAATACCGTTTGCCGAAGGCGGAGCTTGATAAAGAGATCGGATATATAAGGCGGATGGGTGTAAAAATTGAGTGCGGTATTGAGATCGGCAAAAATATGGATGCCGAAACTCTGAAGAATGAGTATGAGGCCATTTTTGTCGGTACCGGTGCCCCCGTAGGAATTCGGCTTGGTGTGGAAGGGGAAGACCTTTCCGGCATTATGGACGGACTCAGGTTTCTGCGGGCTGTCAATAAGGGGGAATCCCTTGAAAAGGAATCTCTTAGATCGCACGGCGAGCGAGAGGGGGTGGCTCTGCCAGCTTTGCTGGTGGAGGGGGCGACGCGAGTCCCTTTAATTGGAAAAAAGGTGGCTGTGATAGGGGGCGGCAATACGGCGGTTGATTGTGCGAGAACGGCCAAACGTCTTGGAAGTGAAGAGGTGACGTTGATCTATCGTAGAACCCGTCAGGAGATGCCAGCGGCCGATGAAGAAGTTGAGGCACTTATACATGAAGGGATTATAATAGAGTTTCTTGCAACACCCGTGCGGTTTAATGGCAGCAACGGAAAAGTATCGGCAGCAGAGTGTATCCGTATGGAGCTTGGCGAACCTGATGCAAGCGGACGGAGACGGCCGGTAGAGATAAAAGGTTCTGAATTTTCAGTGCCTGTTGATACGGTAATTACTGCTCTCGGGCAGGCAACAGAGACCGATTTCCTTAATCCCCTTGGGGTCAAATTGAGGAAGAACGGAACGGTTGAGGCTGATCCTGTTACCTGTACAACCAGCGTAGAAGGCGTATTTGCCGGTGGTGATGTTACGACAGGGCCCGCCTATGTGGTTGACGCTATTGCAGCAGGCAAGAAAGCGGCTCGCTCCATTATTAAGTTTCTGAAGGGAGAGGCAATAGTCGCTGAGAGCATAGATGCGAAGCCGGAAAAATTATCCGAAGATGAAGTGAAAAAACTTTCGACATGGGTAACTAAGGCAGACCGTATTCCCATGCCTGAGGAAGAGATTAATCAGAGAGTGACCAATTTTCGTGAAGTAGCCCTTGGTTACAGCGCAGAAGAGGCCATGACTGAAGCCGGCCGGTGTTTGGCCGGTCAGATTGAGGGATGTATCCAGTGCGGGGAATGTGAGAGGCGTTGTGAGGTGGGGGCTGTTGATCATAGTCTGAAAGATGAAATCGTTGATTTGGACGTTGATAGCATAGTTCTCGCCCCGGGATTTGACCTCTATGACCCCACAGAGAAACGGGAATATGGGTATGGCACCTTGGAAGGGGTGATAACGGGCATTGAGTTTGAGAGGATTTGCTCGGTGACGGGGCCTACCGCTGGTGATATACTGCTAAACGGGCGGGTGCCGAAACGGTTCTACTTTATTCAGTGCGTCGGGTCGAGGGACAGACAGAGCGGTGCCCGTTATTGCTCGCGAGTCTGCTGTATGTATACGGCAAAACATGCGAGCATTGTGAAGGACAGGATACGGGACGCACAGATTTATATTTCCTATATCGATGTAAGGGCTTACGGCAAGAACTACGAGGAGTTTTATAAGAGTACCCAGGAGAACGGGATTCTTTATATGAGAGGTATTCCCGGAGAGGTAGTGCAGGGGGAGAACGGGCTCCTCGTAAGGGTTGAGGATATGCTGAGCGGAGAGATGCGGGAGGTTGAGGTAGATCTTGTCATCCTTGCCACAGGGGTGAGACCGCGGAAAGGAACGGAAGAGCTCTGCAAGATCATGTCCATCGACAGAGATGAATATGGATTTATCAAAGCAAATTCAGTGGCCCAATCGATTACAAATGTGGACGGTATATTCGTCTGTGGCATGGGGTCAGGACCGAAAGACGTGCCTGATACCGTCGCGTCCAGCGGGGAAGCGGCATCGAGATGCATGGAGTATATAAACCAGTGA
- a CDS encoding electron transfer flavoprotein subunit alpha/FixB family protein → MSYALVVAEVRRGVFEERNLDSIGICALMGKDVSLLVPDDNSYLINEKLVNTIIKVKLEEATFLNPLNMVKVVQAVIDYRGNPDTIVFTHSSSGTELASYVAGYFNLPLITDVSGFNKEKNFFYKSYYSDKLFGEFRQTGEGTCVITVRSGSFKEYAVEKASSPITETIEGTPAAEGRSFIEYVEEETAEIDITKAEFLLSVGRGVGNKDEIPDYEELAGMLKAVLSGSRPVIDKQWLPKPRQVGTSGKTVKPKVYLAMGISGAFQHIAGMKDSDCIIAVNKDPEAPIFQYAHFGIIADIHKVRDKLRNIIKG, encoded by the coding sequence ATGAGTTACGCACTGGTTGTGGCTGAAGTAAGACGAGGTGTTTTTGAGGAGAGAAACCTCGATTCCATAGGTATCTGCGCTCTCATGGGAAAGGATGTTTCGCTTCTCGTTCCTGATGACAACTCATATTTAATAAATGAAAAACTGGTCAATACCATTATAAAAGTAAAACTGGAAGAAGCAACTTTCCTCAACCCCTTAAATATGGTAAAGGTGGTACAGGCAGTGATTGATTACAGGGGTAATCCCGATACGATAGTATTTACTCACTCATCTTCAGGAACAGAGCTTGCTTCGTATGTGGCGGGATATTTCAATTTGCCCCTCATTACCGACGTAAGCGGGTTCAATAAAGAGAAGAATTTTTTCTACAAAAGCTATTATTCGGATAAGCTTTTTGGAGAATTTAGACAGACAGGGGAGGGGACTTGCGTCATCACGGTACGAAGCGGCAGTTTTAAAGAGTATGCTGTTGAAAAGGCATCGTCTCCTATTACTGAGACAATTGAAGGTACCCCTGCCGCTGAAGGGAGAAGTTTCATAGAATATGTGGAAGAAGAGACGGCAGAGATAGATATTACGAAGGCAGAATTCCTCCTCTCGGTAGGAAGAGGGGTCGGGAATAAGGATGAGATACCTGACTATGAAGAACTTGCTGGAATGCTGAAGGCAGTCCTTTCCGGTTCAAGACCGGTAATTGACAAGCAGTGGCTTCCCAAGCCGCGACAGGTTGGTACTTCTGGGAAAACAGTCAAGCCTAAGGTATACCTCGCTATGGGCATAAGCGGTGCATTTCAGCACATTGCAGGCATGAAAGACTCAGATTGCATAATTGCGGTGAATAAAGACCCGGAAGCACCCATTTTTCAGTATGCACATTTCGGTATCATTGCAGACATCCATAAGGTAAGGGATAAACTGAGAAACATTATTAAGGGTTAA